The DNA window ATTGACAAATATTCTAAttccagaaatgccatcgacaaagaCAACTTCCCAAATATGCTATTGCACAAGCCTCTTTCTCCCAAAAATGCTATCACCGTCAACTCCACACCGTTAcatctgttattttttttgataatgtCTATTTTGCCCTCAATGCAATATATACTCCCTATTTTCACTGTCACAGGAAAAATTCAAGGGAAAAAGAACCCTAACCCTACCTATCGATCCCGATCCAGCGAGGAGGcctggcggcggctcggcggtggtccacggcggcgccgccgctatGCCGGCGGCCCACGGGGGCGGTGCGCAGGGGAGGCCTAGGGCGGCGTCGCGGAGAGGAGTCCTAGGGTGGCGGCTCGGCGGTGGTCCACGGCGGTGCCACCGCTATGCCGGCGGCCCACGGGGGCGTCGTGCAAGTGAGgcccaaggcggcggcggggcgaggaGGCCCACGGCGCAGCGAGGAGGCCCGCGACGCCGACGCAGCAGGGAGCAGCGAGGAGGCCCGCGACGCCGGCGTGACAGGGAGCGGCGAAGAGGCCCGCGGCAgggagcggcgaggaggcccgcggcggcagcgcgacAGGGCGTGTCGATGCGGTTCACGGCAGTGCGGTGGTCGCAGGTTGCGGCGCGGGGGCCGTAGGCGCCAGTGATGAGGGAAATTTCTGTGTGCTTGTTGTTTCTTGTTGTCCTTGTTATTTCTGTGTGCTTTACTTAGAAATTTTAGGTACCCATGATTCACAATTGAGCTCAGGGGGTGAATTTAGATGTCTGTGAATTTAGATGTGGACAGAAATATGCATGAATGCAAAATAATTTTGTGTGAGCAAACATTACCGAATGATGTGTGAGCAAATGGATGCCTAAGGGTAAGATTGTCTTTTCATACAACTTAACGGAGAGGAGTTAACGGCAATTACGGtgtgatggcatttttgggagaAAGAGGCTTGTGCAATGGCATTTTTAGGAAGTTATctttgtcaatggcatttctgaGATTATGGTGCTTGTCAATGgtatttcatggattttctcttcttttatGTGTGAAGGAGACGGTAATTTACCCCCTCCTCACGTACAAATTGTAGTTTTAGAATTGTGATTATTGTTGAGAATATAGGCTTTGttcatatatgaaaaataacaaAGCTAAACTTGTTACCATAACAAAAGTAAAAAGTTATCTCCTCACATCACAAATAATTGTAGTTATTGCTCAGAATATAGGCTTTGGTCATATGAAAATGGCAGGCATAGCTATTCTGTACTcactctgtttcatattactGCTGAGGAAATGAGGTTTTTGTTGCTGACCCAGCAAAAAGGCTCCCTGTCGTCCTCGCGCGGGTGACTGGGGGCGAACCCTagcccccggccgccgccacacccctcctctccccggcctcgccgccgccggagcgcgtCGCCGGAAACCGTGCGGCCGCCTCGGCGCGAAGGGGCGGCGCGGAGCTTCGggaaggccgcggcggcggcgaggcgaggggcggcggatccggcgccgccaccaccggatcCGGCGCCCAGCATCGGCCACGAGGCGAGTGGCGGCTGGATCCGGTGTCTCCGCTGCCGGATCTGAGCCATGGTGCGAGAGCACGGCGGATGCGGCGACGCTGGTGGCGCGACGGTCGTGGCTGGTCGGCGGTGGTGCGGGAGTGTGGCGTCAGCGGGGAGACGCGGCGTTGGTGGCAAGCGCTACAGCCGGGGGCGCGGGCGGCCGCAGCAGGCGCAGTGGCGCGACAACCGTGGCTGGCCGGCGGGCGGTTGTGGCCGGCAGCGCGACATGACGGTCGTGGCTGGCTGGTGACGGCGAGGCCGCCACGGCAGCGATATTGCCGGCGAGCTGGCGGATGGTGGCGGGGTTGAGTTGGGCGTCTATggttctggtggtggtggtgacggcgTCATGGTGGTTCAAGGCACgcggggatggcgatggcggcggggatggcgtcAGTCGAGGGCGCGAAGGCGGCATCATTGGTCCCTGCGCGGCGACGTCGCAGTgcttggtggtggcggcgcctcTCGGCTGGATCTGGAGGGTGGCCGGCTgtggtggtcggcgacggcgggcgactTGCGATGGCTGGCGACGGcagttggcgacggcggcgaggtggtcgcgGCAATTGGCAGCGACGGCGTCGGCCAACAACGCCGGCGAAGGAATTGGCGGCAGCATGGCGGAGGGCGACAACGAAAAGGCCgctggcagtggcggcggctcgcggaGGCGCTGGCTGGTGGCCGCGACAgcggtcaccggaggcatggcggcccttgacggctagccgagggcgtgggaGACGGCTGCATTTGGCCAGCGCGGCATCGTTTGGTAGaagggtcggagaccggcttggcgcagagagacGCAGTCGATGGCAGTGGAGGCCGGCTCGacgcgagaggcgcgggcggcggagttggaggctggcttggcgcgagagccgcagccgatggagggaggccggattagcgcgagaggcgcgtccggtggaggaggccggcttggcgcgagaggcgcggtcggcggtggacgaggcgacctaggtgtgaggaggagctgccggtgggtgtggcacggtcttcggcgcacgaaagctggccggcgggggacgcCGATATAGGGGTCtcacatgtcggcagagcttgtgtggtggtggagcatcggtgtgtCAGCCGTGggtctcacccctcaagggtgattgccgggcgaaagcccagtcttggctcctttgagtcctgacggacggcggtggcggttttTCCGTCACTtttcttcttgaagacgtcgttttggcatcccctaaGGAGCGATCTCGGCTGTGTCCCTTTATTGGTCTAGTGGCggccggtcacgcttagcggcggctggtccggtgctagccttttcctgggcttgtgtgttggcgatgtcggtgtgtgggtggtggtattttttttctttttcctggttacaacTCTCCAGGgttataatcttgtaattttttcctgctctatcaatagaacttcgcaccgtctcgtgcaagtcgttaaaaaaactcgcacgagacataaaacaaatataaatttaatgaaataatAGTATTTAAtgacataaaacaaatataagtttataaaaagtataatagtatttttgacataaaacaaatatattattaaaatatattcaatgttatatttaatgaaattaatttaacattttatatgttgctaaattgttctataaatttgattaaatttaataaagtttgattagaaaatagtcaaatgacttataatataaatcggagggagtataacaaaAGCTTTAACAATATTACAATGACTTTCGCAAACGACAAGTGACCTGCTGATTGTTTCGaggaaaattttttttgaacggaaattGTTTCGAggaatttggttttttttggtcCATTCACATAGCAAAATGTGATGGCACAGCAAGCTGCACCGATCAGACAATTAATTAACCGGTTCCGATGCGACTCAAATCACTCAACTGCTACACAATCTGAAGCATTTTTTTATGCTCTTCTGCCTCCGGACATGCGTGACAACGTACTCATTTATAAGTTCGATGTAACCATACTGAACATTATATTTGCAGATGCAAAGCTTCTAACATGACTCAGTTCATCGAGCAAACGTAGCTATTTGAACGAAATAATCAAGAAGCTTACGAAAATAACTCTAGTTAGCTGTGTTCTTTGCTCAAGTTACCAACCCCTCGCCCTCGGGTTccacgcgcacgttttttaaactgctaaatggtgtgtttttttgcaaaaagtttctatatggaAGTTGTTTAAAacaatcaaattaatccattttttaaaaaaattagctaatacttaattaatcacgtgctaatggatcgctccgtttttcATGCGTACTGTTTTAGTTGGGAACCAAAGataacgaacacagccttaatcaaCAATTAGAACTGTGGAATGATTTACGGGGGAAATTGGGAGTGGAGCTAGCTGACCGCACATAAAGATGTGATGACTCGGAAAATGAATCCAAATGGGAGATTCACAACCAGATCCATACTAGTAATATATCCGTGCTAACACTATgatccttaattttttttaataaatgactaAAATTTTGTGTTAGAAAAAATAATCAGTTTAATGggatttttaattcaaattatGCCATATAATTAAGGCAAATTACAATGTAGGTACTTCACTGCACCTATTTTCAGTAATTTTCAATTATACATATTCTGCCATATTGAACAATCAGACTACTATCATTCATGGTAATGTAGGTTGATCCTGCAATGGAAACAAATTATTCCACAACAGACATAACCTCTTGCTTTACTTTTGTGATTTGTACTAAACTTAATTACAAAATGGGTTCTGGAATAGTTTGATCCTAATCACTGGTCATCAACCATTGCTATAGACAAGAGTTTTCTTCATCCTCACATATCATCAGATAAGAAAAGGACCAGCAGTGTTCTTAAAAACTCCATTTCAGTGACACCTAACAAAATACAGAGGAACAAATCCTTCTTGTCTGCTAGCAACCAAGAACTCTACAGACTACAGCAACATTCTGTGATTGCCGCCATAACCCATGTGGTAAATGTCAACCGAAAGTAAACGAAAAAAATTCCAGAGAAAATATTCAAACGTTTgataaaaataggaaaaaaaaagtagaactAATCATCCAACAAACCCATATCTTCTTGTTTGATATTCATATTCTCTTCCTGCTCAGTCTTGAGACCTCATTTTCAGTTTTGACAagtaaaactaaaaaaatagaacataTCATGTTCAGGTGAAAACATTGAGAAAACGTGGGcgatccattatctaaaattgCTTATTAGCAGTATCAGAAACACGCAATTCATCCATCACATTCAGATATGCAGCAAAGAAATCGCAATTTCAGATATGCAGTATATTGTAGAAAAGCGGCTCATTTAGCAAGAAAGAGGAACATAATAACAAGAGAAATAAACTAACAAAAGATGAGCATCAATCGGATGCTTTTCCTGATTCCCGATgcaactgagaaaaaaaaataggagcCAAGGATCGAGGCTTGTAAGTTTCATGGATTTTGCCAAAAGTACGGAATAACGGCAGCCAGCAAATACAAATAACACCATAATAAGGTCATCTAGTCTTCCAGCACAAAAAAATACACAAGACACTTTGGACCAATGGCCTGCGTTGTTCATCCAGACTTCAGAGCATCAGTATCTCAGTAATAAAACTCCCGCTTGCGAGGAAATAGAAATATACCAATTTAACTAAGAACTAgtatggttatattttttttcacatagtaacatatatattttcacagaatataattatcatatattaaaatagcaacataattttaaattttgtactaacttagCTGCACCAACCAatatgtaatattcatattgtattgtatatcacatgtaatattcatattgtattgtatatcacatgtaatattcatattgtattatATACATGATAGTTACTAActacttttaaattttaaatttttgttatttctaaattggATTTCTGTATGTACTCTagactcctcttccaatatttcttcttttctaatttaaatgctctattatttaaaaaatttactccCATATGGACTCTAAACCTTTCTTTCAATaagtatttcttatttttaattctgaatttcaattatttttaaattgtattcctatataaaCTATAGAGTACTCTTccaatatttgtaaattatatttctataatgactttaaaatattatttcaatattttttatttttaattccgaatattagttatttctaaattttattttttatggactCTAACTTTAGTTCTTAATTTTAATTAGTTCTACATTGTATACATGTATGGAGTCTAGTCTTATTTTcgaatattttatttttttaattaggaatttcagttatttttaaattatatttttatatggactcctTTTCAAGTTAAATTCTATATACCTTTGGTCTCAATattagattttctaaaaaaatatgtaatttcagATTAGTCTGAATTGTATTTATACATAGATTCATCTTGCAATAGttagttatattttgaatttcaggtttttttttttttacttttggaCTCTAAACGATATTAATGCATTGTGACCGGAGTCTGTTTTTATACTTGTATAGTTGTATTTCCGTTTCCACACACTAAGTCTGTTTCTTATTGATGTTTGGCACTTTGACAGTTTCCATGAATCGGTGTCCGATTGCTTTACTActtcttttcatattttcattcgATTAACATATCCTTCTCCGcttgtcttttttatttttcttattttctttgatTAACGTGGTAATCTCTAGACCTTGGGAGCGAACGTGGtagctcctttttctattactttattaaGGTAATAAATTGATACCTATGAGTATTCAAGTGTCAAGAACATTGGCTGATGGAATGATTGATATAGTCATTTGGTCACCATTATCAAACAGTAAAGCAATGTAAGGTGTAAGCAAAACTCACTGCACTAACTGAGGGCCTATTTAGATCTCACCTCGAAATTTTACACCCTACCACATCAAgcgtttgaacacatgcataaagtattaaatatacgctaaaactaattgcacatattgcgcctattttacgagacgaattttttaagtctaattgctccatgatttgataatgtggtgctacagtaaatatttgctaatgacggattaattaggcttaataaatttgtctcacggtttacttacggattctgtaattatttttttattagtgcccgaacacccacATGCGATACCCtataatatccgatatgacacagcaaaactttacacccatggATACACCCTTGAATTATGTATCAGTGTTTCAAGGGGAAGAAATAGATAGCATTCAGAGAGTTGTGGCTTGTCAGCAAATACCACAACACCATGATCAGATCATCTAAGGCTTCTAGCATAGAAAAACACAAGACGCTATGGACCAATTGTTTGCCTTGGGTTTAAGGCAAAGTATGTGTTAAGTTTATTCAGAGCATCAGGGATCTCAGAAGTAAACTCCTGCCTACAGGGAAACAGAAATTTAACAATTTCAACTAAGAATTGGTACCCACTACCTACTATTCAACAGCCAAGAACATCAACGTATGGATCATAGAATGGTATGGCCGCCAATATCATAAAGATACAGTAAACATGACCCATTGCATTACTGTGAGGTGCAAGCAAAACTCATTGCATTAACTGAAAACAGGAACAGCAATACATGGCTCACCTCGCATCCATGACATCGTGCATTGTGACCATGTTATCCTGCTCCACGTGGATCCCTGATCGCACGCGGTGCAGCTCCTGCATATGCGCGCCGACACCGAGCAACAGGCCAAGGTGGACACAGAGCGTCCTGACATACGTCCCGGCCTCGCAGGAGATCCAGAACACGGCAAGGTGTCGCTCGGCATCGTGCTCGAGCAGCTTGCTCTCATAGATAGTCCTCACCCTGAGCGGCCGCTTCACGGCGGAGATGAGCGGGAGGCGCTGGAACACGGCGCCTGTGAGCGCCTCGAGCGCGCGGGCGGTgtcggggacggcggcgtggaAGCGCGCGACGCAGACGTACTCCTTGCCGGCGCCCTGCTGCGACTTGACGAGGCGGGTGGCGCGGTCGACGCAGACGATGAGGTTGCCGGTGACCTTGGGATCGAGCGTGCCGCTGTGCCCGGTCTTGTTGACGCGGAGGAGGCGCTTGATCCACGCGACGACCCAGCGCCGATCTAAGCGAACTCGCGGCGGACGGGACGGGAACGCCGCGATGAGCGGATGAAGGTTGCGGAGGGAGGCGTGCGAAGGAAAAGGGGCGGCGACTGATTTGCTGGCGTGCGTGACTTTCGGCCGGTGACCCCGCGTGCGCAATCTCGTACTGGGTGATCCCGCGTGCGTGCACTGTCGTCGGATCTCATGCGTTAGATGATTTTCGATTGTTTGATGTGTCACATGATAAATGATAAATGATaaatgatgaatgagtaaaacaACTTGTTAAACTATAGAGTAGATGGAGTAATATAGAGCTCTGTCTTTTGGAGGTGTTGAGGACAGaagaattaattaaatattttgtgccttttaaaatcaatattttcaGTGGCTAGCTAGTATTTAAAGGCAGAATCGAAGCTACTAAACAACTTAAGACAGATGAACCGGTCTGGAAGTCCTAATTGCAAAGTATGTGGAGTATGTAAAACAGTCCTGCACATTTTGCTTTGGTgttgtttagataaaaaaaaagatttggagagagaaacgtctctccaaatattttttaaaaaagaaattatgagCGTGTTAGGATTAAACAAGGATCTCAGGGTCGAAATCATACACCTCTTGCCCTTTGCCATTACAGTATCAAGTGTATTTTGGTATTGTTTAGATATGTGCTTATGATGATCAAGAACCCCTTTCTTCtgggaggttttttttttttgcaagaataTGTAGGTGCTCCTGACAAAGAACAGAATCAGACTTTGCCCATAAGTAATGATCGGGTTCTCAAAAACAAGCTGGTTAATTCAAGGGCTTTGTTTGCTTGTCTGGTTTCAGTTTCTGCGCGAGGAGGAGCAAGCCGGAAGAAGGGCGTTATGGGAGAAGAAACCAGAAGAAGATCCAAAGTTGGCTGGTTGCGAAGATCTGGAGTTGATGAAGCTGTCCTGTTCTTTTCGTCTGATGCTTATTTGGATGTCTGGTAGTGTTCCGGGCTGTATGGCTGTATGGATAGCTGGTAATCCCAGCCGTCTGTAGAAGCAGAACCAATTTGTACTCTCGTTATAATTTACTCCCTCAGTTATAGGTTATAAGAtcttttgattttggtcaaaattaaactgctttaagtttaactaaatttatagataaatataataatatttacactagcaaattagttttattaaattaataattaaatatatttttatactaaatttatcttggggaaaaaatgttactatttttttttatatattataaccTGAGACGCTTGATGTAaagcctcctttccccctcccctcccctcccaaaaaagaagaaagaaacaaatttGCCAGCCGCCCCGCCGATGAGTATGAGTGTATGACTGTTGCCACGTTGTCTACGGCCATCACTTTTTTTCACCGGGACGGCCAAACGTTAGCTGCCCTACGTATATTAAGGACTAAGGAGGAAGAGGGTATTACAAGTTTTACAAATAGGGGAAAGTGATTTTATCCCTCAAAGAAATATTCTCTCGTTTCGTGCATACcacctaaatagttattaaaataattaaaaaatatttggtaatatagtttaatattaaatatatcactccacaaacatacaattttaaattcaacttctacaagttgtaacaaaaataacaaatatagctaCAAGTACTATaattattttcagtttaatttgttcttttttgttacaacttttagaagttaaatttgaatttggttttacatatttgtggagtgatatattccatattaatctatgttgtcgattttttaaattattttaataactatttagataaCATGTAAATAATGAGAGGATGTTCTCTCAAACAATAGTGAGAGGATGTTCTCTCAAACAATAGGAATCCACATCGACATTAAACTGTCGAGAAGGAGGAAACAAACAAACTGCCGGACGGGTAAGCCGCCCGACAGGTGGAGAACCCTCTAGTCTACTCTCTCAAAGATGCCCGCTTCTTTCCAGGTCATCAGAATCTCTTCCCTGATCGCGTTGTAAACCTGCTCCGACTTTGATTTTTGCTCGGATATGCTAGCATTTCGTTCTTTCCATATAAGACTTGTTTAGTTGGAAAAAAATTCTAGATTTAgttatcacatcgaatatacggacacatatttaaagtattaacgtagtctaataacaaaacaaattatagattccaccagaaaactacgagacaaatttattaagactaattaatctatcattagcaaatgtttactttagcactatattgtcaaatcatggcgcaattagacttaaaagatttgtctcgcaatttacacgtaatatgtgtaattgattttttcctaaatttaatactctatgcatgcctaaatatttaatatgatagcgtgaaaaattttgttttgggaactaaacatgcctAAGCCAACAAACCAAGACGCGGAGGGAGTCAAAGCATCTTTTAGCTCGTCTGAAAAACACCTCGCGACTGTAACCATCAGTTCGCGAATTCAGTTCCACCTTCCTCTGGCAACGGGAATGGCGTTCAGATCCACTCTCTTCGATCATGCGCCAAACTCTGTTCGTCAAAGGGCAAGCTAGAAGCAGGTGCTGACAGGTTTCCGGTTCTCTGTTGTAGAGAACGCAGGTTGGCTTGTGCTCCCAACCTCTCTTTTGCAAGTTATCGGCAGGGAGACAGCGGCCCTTGATAGTGAGCCTGAGCCACATGAAGAATTTGATTCTTGACGGTGCTCGTGTCTGCCAGATCAGCTCAGCACACCAGAATTTTATTTATCAGTTTTACTTTTAGATCAGTAATAACGCGtatattcacaaattacttttcatttgtaaatatatcGAATGAAACGATGGGTCCGTAGGATCTTGTGTGCGCCATGAAGAACAGCTGATAAGCCGATGCCGCGTTGTATCTCCCGTAGGCAGTGAGCTTCCAATTGATCGAGTCATGCTCTTGTTCACCTATCTGCTACGGCCATGACTTCACTGTCGTCGACTCGAcggtgccgaccgccgccggcgaggcacgCATCGCATCTTCACGGCTGCATATCggaggccacggcggcgggcggcggccacgAGGTCATCGGTGATTTGGTGTGGAGCGGATCGGCCGCCGAGGGCGAGCAGTAGTGGGCTAGTGGCTGCTGCCGTTGGCTGGGGGGTCCTTGGGGACGGCTTCGCcagaaatttttatattttagtcctttataaaaacttttaaaataaacatCTATAAAACTTATTTCTGTGAATAGACGTTTTATTGATGCCAGGGTTCAATGTTCCGAAATTTTGACATTTTTACCCTTTcacaaaacttattttataaataaagcTTGATaaaaactataataaaaaagtAGGCCTCAGTGTTAAGATTATAGGCGCTGAGGTATGTACATATTAATTACGGAGGATGAATGTTTTTTCAAATTCAATTGAGTAGCCTAGTGGTTAGTTACTTCCCTTTTAACCAAAGGTGGTGTGTTCGAATCATATTTcactttttttctatattttttttacttttcagttttcaccatttttttttatcactgagcgttgctttttttttttaactagacCAAGTTACAGAAGTGGATTGTTTTATCACTGAgcgttgcttttttttttttaactagacCAAGTTACAGAAGTGGATTGTTTTCAATGTATTGATGCTTGGGGCTTAACAAGCATGGAGCATTGGAGCCTGATGCTTTTTATAAGTTCAGAGCATCATCGTATGGATCGGGAAAGCAGAGGTTCCACGATCACTTGTTAATCCCAACCTGGATGGGTGGCTCATTGAATAATACCAGCACACAGGGGCGGACCTACCACTATGGCATGCTGTGGCGCATGCCATAGGTAACCTTCGTCGCGAATACTCCCACCCCAGCTTCCCAGAGGTGGTTTTTTATCGTGAGTAGCGTATGGAGCAGCAGACAGCTGTGTCGTTGGCTGTAGACACTCAAGGAAGAAGACGAACAGCTCCCTTCGCTGTGTTAGTGGGCTGATATGGGGGTGTGAGAGATAATGGGCTGTACATGATAATGTGACCGGTTGGCTGGCCTATATGCCAAAGCCCACTTCTCATTTTTCCATTAACAATTCCCTAATCCCCAATTCCCCATCAACTTGCTAgggctgctgcctgctgctcgATTTTTGGCAttggcggcggccgacgggcgACGGTGATTGTGCTACATTGAGCGGGATTTGTTCAGAAAACTTGATAGTAATGCCATCAAGAAGCGGTTTCAAAACATGAGAGCTAGCAAAATACAACTACCTAAGTCTCCTAGGAAAAACAGCCAAAACTAGTGCTTTAGTAAGTCTTttgatttccttttcttttaaaaacatCAAGTACTAAGTGCTAATCCATCTACTTTGCTTATTTGACAGGTTCTTGTTacaatttttctctttttttaggaCTAAAAATCTCAAACTGTGTTGTCCAGCACATCTGCAAGGTAATTTCTTATATATGATGTGTTCATATTTTGCATGTTTGCATTCCCATAATAGATGTTGACTCGAACCACTTGATTAGTGACTGCAATGTGGGCATTTTTACGTTTTTTTCTTCGCTTGGAATGAAATGCTTTGAGTCAACTCGTTTGTCTACGCCATAGCTATATTTTTATCCTGGGTCCACCACTGTCTGCACATACTTGGTTTAGTCCAAATGCAGGTAATCAATTTGTATATGAACACAATTGGATGAGACGGAGATTCTGTGAGGTCCTTCAAATTGAGGATTCACCATATCACCATACAGGAGCGAAGCCACGTGTGGGGCAGCTTGGGCTTGGGTCTCAAATGTGGCAAAGAATTTCAATGACAAAATACCAAAATTTAGATAGAAACtcagtgaaaattttgaaacagcATAGCTCGGTCCTACTCTCGGTGAAATCTTGCCTCCGCCCTTGTCACCATATCCACCTATCCTGATGTAATTGAATATCTTCTTGCCTGTTTATTCCATAGTGACATGTTTGAAATTCCATTGTTGTGTACTCATCTGATGCCATTTTGGTTTGGTaaaatgtcttttttttaaaaaaaaaatccaatgtcTGGTTACTTTAGCCTTTTGCACTGAAcacctaggttttttttttagtgaGGACATTACGTCCTTCAGAGCAGTTTCATCATCGGAGCATACCCAGGGTACCCTGAGCATACCACCACACAACAGATTAGAGAGGTTCGCTTGATGAATTACGAGGAGGACAAAGGGGAGCTTTGCTTCAGTGAAGAGCAAGTTTCATTATCTAGGTTGCGAAAACGTCCTATTCCAGACTAATTCCAGATAATTTAAGGATCtatttagattgtagccaaaataaaccttaccaaattttagcaataccaaaattttggcaagtaagtaatattg is part of the Oryza glaberrima chromosome 4, OglaRS2, whole genome shotgun sequence genome and encodes:
- the LOC127770917 gene encoding H/ACA ribonucleoprotein complex subunit 4-like, yielding MITCVLMMLGSGPNSSDCDREGYYSELAKCTHAGSPSTRLRTRGHRPKVTHASKSVAAPFPSHASLRNLHPLIAAFPSRPPRVRLDRRWVVAWIKRLLRVNKTGHSGTLDPKVTGNLIVCVDRATRLVKSQQGAGKEYVCVARFHAAVPDTARALEALTGAVFQRLPLISAVKRPLRVRTIYESKLLEHDAERHLAVFWISCEAGTYVRTLCVHLGLLLGVGAHMQELHRVRSGIHVEQDNMVTMHDVMDARQEFTSEIPDALNKLNTYFALNPRQTIGP
- the LOC127770916 gene encoding uncharacterized protein LOC127770916 — protein: MPPVTAVAATSQRLREPPPLPAAFSLSPSAMLPPIPSPALLADAVAANCRDHLAAVANCRRQPSQVARRRRPPQPATLQIQPRGAATTKHCDVAAQGPMMPPSRPRLTPSPPPSPSPRALNHHDAVTTTTRTIDAQLNPATIRQLAGNIAAVAASPSPASHDRHVALPATTARRPATVVAPLRLLRPPAPPAVALATNAASPR